A single region of the Gammaproteobacteria bacterium genome encodes:
- a CDS encoding CDP-alcohol phosphatidyltransferase family protein has protein sequence MDKEISARQFSTYAWKSGFQTLLLPLRDRLISHGVSANQITVATVALCVLFSLLFVLQLIVLQMTATLGLILLPFFLLLRMALNALDGMVAKHTNSCSPKGQVFNELGDVIADLFLFGGFLILLSNHIIPWALLMLLGLLIEFTSLALIPALGQRPNQGPFGKSDRAVYLGVLAVLLLVLSQSHWLVQTYIWIGIVLALLTFTNRLNLLEAN, from the coding sequence ATGGACAAGGAAATTTCTGCCCGTCAATTCAGCACCTATGCATGGAAATCAGGGTTTCAGACCCTGTTACTGCCCCTGCGCGATCGGTTAATTTCTCACGGAGTATCAGCTAACCAAATCACGGTAGCCACTGTAGCACTGTGCGTGTTGTTTTCACTGCTCTTTGTTTTACAACTGATTGTTTTACAAATGACGGCTACCCTGGGTCTCATTCTATTACCTTTTTTTCTGCTTCTGCGCATGGCGTTAAATGCCCTGGATGGCATGGTGGCCAAACACACCAACAGTTGCAGCCCTAAAGGTCAGGTATTCAACGAACTGGGTGATGTCATAGCCGATTTGTTTCTTTTTGGCGGATTTTTGATTCTGCTATCCAATCACATAATACCATGGGCACTGCTCATGCTGTTGGGGCTATTGATTGAATTTACCAGCCTGGCGTTAATACCCGCTTTAGGACAACGACCCAATCAAGGGCCCTTCGGCAAAAGTGACCGGGCCGTTTATCTGGGAGTATTGGCCGTCTTATTGCTGGTCTTATCTCAAAGTCATTGGCTCGTTCAAACATATATTTGGATAGGTATTGTGCTGGCCTTATTGACTTTTACCAACCGTTTAAACTTGTTGGAAGCAAACTGA
- a CDS encoding phosphatidate cytidylyltransferase → MLALSIAILLLLTISACTVSYRLRSRPSPELFNNRRRIHTWWIISAICITVFYYGDWALQALIFTLVCWAWLELLRMEKINYHPALVACLMLVSLLLTTRFYANLQPSAIHFALPLLLLAGFLLLPAPGLRFSFLLLFCLTAIESVLLIAQWSQSAAYEPGLILLYLFLLTALNDIAQYFCGQLWGRTPLAPTLSPHKTLQGALGGIVFTVLLTGATLPMLLAIEKTTALLIGFTISVLGITGDLCFSHYKRLSGIKDSGASLPGHGGLLDRIDSLTLTAPGFGLCLSLLG, encoded by the coding sequence ATGTTGGCACTATCCATAGCCATACTGCTATTACTCACTATTTCAGCCTGCACTGTGTCCTACCGACTACGCAGTCGACCGTCCCCGGAATTGTTCAACAACCGTCGCCGCATCCACACTTGGTGGATCATCAGCGCAATATGTATAACCGTGTTTTATTACGGTGACTGGGCCCTACAAGCCTTGATTTTTACTTTGGTCTGCTGGGCCTGGCTGGAACTGTTGCGAATGGAAAAAATAAATTACCACCCTGCGTTAGTCGCATGCCTGATGTTGGTATCACTGTTATTAACCACCCGATTCTATGCCAATCTGCAACCATCGGCCATTCACTTTGCCCTACCGTTATTGCTATTGGCAGGGTTCCTGTTACTACCAGCGCCCGGATTGCGTTTTAGTTTTTTATTGTTGTTTTGTTTAACCGCCATTGAATCGGTTTTGCTCATCGCCCAATGGAGCCAAAGCGCCGCTTATGAACCCGGCTTGATCTTATTGTATTTATTTTTACTGACCGCCTTGAACGATATTGCCCAATACTTTTGCGGACAGCTTTGGGGACGCACACCTCTGGCGCCCACTTTAAGTCCCCACAAAACGCTCCAGGGTGCACTGGGGGGTATTGTATTCACGGTACTACTTACCGGCGCTACCCTGCCCATGCTTTTAGCCATAGAAAAAACCACCGCACTGCTGATTGGTTTCACGATCTCCGTATTGGGCATCACCGGCGACTTATGTTTTTCCCACTACAAACGTTTATCAGGCATCAAAGATAGTGGCGCTTCTCTGCCGGGCCACGGTGGCTTGCTGGACCGCATCGACAGCCTTACACTTACCGCCCCGGGTTTTGGGCTTTGTCTGAGTTTGCTGGGTTAA
- a CDS encoding GNAT family N-acetyltransferase, whose translation MSSDKLHIRPAHPADLEAINRVIESAVMSWNLPERVKRLSLSSYRYNDIDVQHLDMVVAEDEQKHVIGVAAWENADPKDTPDQKPALLLHGIYVSTRLQRKNIGTQLFHWAEVAAQKQHCDGLLVKAQKDAVAFFLAMGMKKLQQEDHRRQFANRFWKSLR comes from the coding sequence ATGAGCTCGGATAAACTGCACATACGGCCGGCTCACCCGGCTGATTTAGAGGCCATAAACCGGGTAATCGAAAGCGCCGTTATGAGCTGGAATCTGCCGGAACGGGTGAAGCGATTATCCTTATCCAGTTACCGCTACAATGACATCGATGTTCAACACCTGGACATGGTGGTGGCTGAAGATGAACAGAAACATGTCATTGGCGTCGCCGCCTGGGAAAACGCCGATCCCAAAGACACGCCCGATCAGAAACCGGCTTTATTGTTACACGGCATCTATGTAAGCACGAGGCTGCAGAGGAAAAACATAGGTACTCAACTATTTCATTGGGCTGAAGTGGCCGCACAAAAACAACATTGTGATGGTTTGTTGGTAAAGGCTCAAAAAGATGCGGTTGCATTCTTTCTGGCCATGGGTATGAAAAAACTACAGCAAGAAGACCATAGGCGGCAGTTTGCCAATCGATTCTGGAAGTCGCTACGCTAG